From the Polaribacter tangerinus genome, the window CAGTTCCTTCGGTTGTTTTTCTTTCATAAATAGAAGAGGTATAAAGAGCTCTTTTTTCTAAGTAACCACCTGCAATAATTTTATTAGGTATTGTTTTTTGTAAGTCCATAATTTTACCTTCAAAAAAAGTAAGATTGTTAAAATCGTCTTTTCCGTTAATAAAATTGCTATGAACACTTAAATCTAAATGATGAGCTTCGGTTTTGTTTATTGTTGGAAACAATGTTTTTAAAGAGAATTTTTCTTTTTGAGCCCAGCTTTTAAATAAGTCAATATTTGGGTGTTCTGTATAACCAAACCTTTTTTTAAAGAGGTGATGTACTTCTGTTGTTTTCATAAAATAAAAATAGCATAAAGTTTTAAAAAACGGGCTATAAACATTTCTTAATATTTGTAGATTTGTTCACAATCTTAAAATTTAGAAATGGTAGTTCAAGGAAATATTGTAGATATTATTAACAAACGAATTTTTAAAGGAGAAATAGCGATTGAAAACGGACAGATTTCTAATATTAGAGAGGCAAATCATACCAAAGAGAACTTTATTTTACCAGGTTTTGTAGATGCCCATATTCACATAGAAAGTGCCATGCTAGTTCCTTCGGAATTCGCTAAAATTGCAGTTGTTCACGGAACTGTTGCCACTGTTTCAGACCCTCATGAAATTGCCAATGTTCTTGGAGTTGAGGGTGTGAATTTTATGATAGATAATGGAAAAAAAGTTCCTTTAAAGTTCAATTTTGGAGCTCCAAGTTGTGTGCCTGCTACGTCTTTTGAAAGTGCAGGAGCAGTAATTAATGCAGATGATGTTAAAGAGTTGATGGAAAATCCGGATATTAAATATCTTGCAGAGATGATGAATTACCCGGGTGTTTTGCATAACGATGATGAAGTTTTTAAAAAAATTGAACATGCAAAAAGTAATAATAAACCAATAGATGGGCACGCACCAGGTTTGCGCGGAAAAGATATTTCTACCTACATAAATGCAGGAATTTCCACAGATCACGAATGTTTTTCTTATGATGAAGCGTTAGAAAAACTTCAAAAAGGAATGAAGGTAATTATACGAGAAGGCTCTGCAGCAAAAAATTTTGAAGCTTTAATAGATTTAGTACCCGATTATTATGAAAATATGATGTTTTGTTCAGACGACAAACATCCCGATGATTTGTTACTAGGTCATATCAATCAGTTATGTGAAAGAGCAGTAGCTAAAGGAATTGATATTTATAAAGTTTTACAAGTTGCTTGTGTAAACCCTGTAAAACACTACAAATTAGACGTAGGTTTGTTACAGAAAGGAGATGCTGCCGATTTTATTATTGTTGATAATTTAAAGCATTTTAATGTTTTAGAAACCTATATTAATGGCACAATAGTAGCAAAAAATGGGGTGTCTTTTGTAGAGCATGTCGATTTTGAGCTCTTAAACAATTTTAATGCTCATAAAAAGATTGAAAAAGATTTTAGCTTTCAATCTTCTGTAAATAAAATAAGGGTGATTGAAGCGCTAGATGGTGAATTAGTAACCAATCAAATTGAAGCCTCAACCTTAATAAAAGAAGGAAATTTAGTTTCAAATACCTCAACCGATATTTTAAAAATGACGGTTGTAAACCGTTATAAGAATGAGAAGCCAGCTATTGCATTTATAAAAAACTTTGGTATTAAAGAAGGTGCTATTGCAAGTTCTGTTGGCCACGATTCTCACAATATTATTGCCATTGGAGCTTCTGATAAAGCAATTTGTGATGCTGTTAATTTAATAATTGATAATAAAGGTGGTATTTGTGCCGTTACAGAAACAAAAACCAAAGTAGTTCCATTGCCAGTTGCAGGTATCATGTCTAACAAATCTGCACAAGAAATTGGTAAATCTTATGCCGAGTTAGATAAAATGGCCAAGTTAATGGGAAGTACGTTACGAGCGCCTTATATGAGTTTATCGTTTATGGCGTTACTGGTAATTCCATCCTTAAAATTATCTGATAAAGGTTTGTTTGATGGAAATACTTTTAAATTCACTTCTTTAGAGATTAAATAACAAATTGTTTATTACGGTGTTTAAATTTATGGGAAAGTGGGGTTTTACAAGTTAGATTTCTCCAAAAGTTCGAATTAGTTTTTAGTTTTTAAATGAAGGCAAGCAAAACAGTTTAGCCACGATTGCAGCATTTGTTTGAGCTCTTTTTTAGGCTAGTTTGAGTGCCACGCTTTTTGGCGTGGTAATCTCGAAAACAGCTTCAAAAAAGCGAGTGCGAAAAGCGTGAAATAGCTTCAAAAAAGAGTTATTTTAAAATATTACTTTTGTTGGCGTCAACCAAAATAAATAAAATGAAATAATGAGTTTACAGCAAGATTTAGAGAGTAGAAGTGGTAATAAATGCGAATTATGCGCTTCGGAAAATAGTTTAAGTATTTATGAGGTGAAACCAAGCCAAACTGGGGGAGGAGGTATAGATGGTAGCTTGTTGGCTTGTGAAACATGTGTTTCTCAAATAGAAAATCCGGAAACTACAGACCCAAATCATTGGCGTTGTTTAAATGATGCTATGTGGAGTGAATTTAGGGCAGTAAAAGTGGTTACATGGAGAATGCTTTCTCGACTAAAAAATGAAGGATGGCCAAAAGATTTATTGGATATGATGTATTTGGAAGATGACGATTTGCGTTTTGCTAAGGAATCTAATGATCATTTAGATGAAAGTGAAAAAATTATTCATAGAGATGCAAATGGAGCTATTTTACAGGCAGGAGATTCGGTAGTTTTAATAAAAGATTTAAAAGTAAAAGGTTCTAGTATGGTTGCTAAGCAAGGAACAGCAGTTCGTAGAATTTCTTTAGATTACGAAAATTCTAAATATATTGAAGGAAAAGTGGGAGCAACTCAAATTGTTATTGTTACCGATTATGTAAAAAAAATGGCTGAAAAGGATTAAATTTTATAATTAATGTTTTAAAAAAGAAAAAATGAAAAGTAAGATTTTAATAATACTTAGTTTGTTTGTTTTGGTTTGTTGTGCTCCTAAAAAGTTCAAGTCTAAATGGCTAGATAAAAAAGCACCACAAACTTTTAAGGCACGGTTTGAAACCACACAAGGAAATGTTGATATTGAGGCAGTAAGAGAATGGTCTCCAAAGGGAGTAGATAGGTTATATCAACTTATAAAATATGGATATTATAATGATGTTGCTATTTTTAGAGTAGTTCCTGATTTTGTTGCGCAATTCGGTATTCACAATGATTCTATTATTAATAAAAGTTGGCAAATTGGTATAGAAGATGAACCTGTTGTACAGAAAAACGATTCTATGACACTGGCTTTTGCAAGAGGTGGCGTAAACTCAAGATCTAACCAAGTATTTATAAATTTAAAAAATAATTATCGTTTAGATACGCTTACTTATGCTGGGGTGAGAGGTTTTCCGGTAATTGCGAAAGTGATAAAAGGAAGTGAAAATGTGTTGAAGTTTTACAATGGTTACGGTGATAAATTAGGAAGGAAACAAGATTCTATAACTCGGTTTGGGAATAAATTTTTAAAAGAAAAGTTTCCGAAGGTAGATTTTATTAAAAAGGCTTATTTGATTAAATAAGCCTTTTTAAAAATTTTAGAGTTGAGAGTTATTTTTTACTAAAGATGTAAAAGTTCTCGTCTATAGTTACTGTAGTATTTTTATCAGAGAGTGTTTTGCTTTGCACTTTAGTGGTTGGGTACAACCACGTTTCCTCTTTATTAATAAAAACTTTTACAGGCATATTAAATCCTTCTACAACGTTTGTCCATTTATAAGTTAAAACATTATTTTGAATCGTATAATCTAAAGTAGGAATACTTGTATTTCTTAAATATTGATCAAATACTTTGCTTAAATCTATTCCAATTTCAGTACTTAAAAAGGTTTCAATTTGGGCAGTATTAACTGTTTTGTGACGAAATACTTTATTCATTTTTCGAAGAATCATTCGCCATTTTTCATCGTTATTAGTTATTTGTCTTAAGGTGTGTAGCAAGTTTCCACCTTTGTTATACATATCGCTAGAACCTTCACTGTTTACATTATATTCTCCAATAATAGGTGATAGATTTGCAATATAATTTCTGAGTCCGATTACGTATTCAGAAGCAGCTTTTTTTCCGTAGTAATAGTCTAAAAAAAGACTTTCAGAATAGTTGGTAAAACTTTCATGTATCCACATATCTGCAATGTCTATATTGGTAATATTATTGGCAAACCATTCGTGGCCCGCTTCGTGAATAATAATAAAGTCGAACTTTAAGCCCCAGCCAGAGCCAGATAAATCTCTCCCTAAATATCCTTTTTTATATTGATTACCATACGTTACAGAGCTTTGATGTTCCATGCCCAAATACGGAACTTCTACTAGTTTAAAACCATCTTCGTAAAAAGGATATGGACCAAACCAATGCTCGAAAGCTTTCATCATTTTTGGTGCATCTTTAAAATGTTCTTTGGCTTTTTTTAAATTGTCTTTTAAAACAAAGTAATCCATATCTAATGGGCCGTTCTCTCCATAGTATACTTCAGAGAAATGAGCATAATCTCCAATATTTACATTTACACCGTAATTATTTATAGGGTTATCTACATACCAATTGTATGTTTTTGTTGTACCATTATCTTCAATACTTTCTAGCCTTCCGTTAGAAACATCTGCTAAATTTTTTGGTACTGTAACGCTTATACGCATATTCTCTACTTCGTCATACATATGGTCTTTACAAGGCCACCAAACACTTGCACCTAAACCTTGGCAAGAGGTGGCAACAAAATGATTTCCATTTTGATCTTTTTTCCAAGAAAAACCACCATCCCAAGGAGCTCTTACCGCCTCTTTAGGATTTCCTTGATAATAAACAACTATACTTTCGGTACGACCTATTTTTTGTGGTTTTATCAATTGAATGAAGTGTGCATTTCCATTATGAATTACCTCTAATTCTTTTCCGTCTTGTGTAACTTTTGTAATTTTTAGAGGTGCTTGCAAATCTATCTGCAAAGACTGATATTCATTTAAAACTGTGTACTTAATGGTATTTTTACCTGATATAAATTTGGTGTCTGGAAAAACTTCAATATCTAAATGATAATATGTTAAATCCCACCAGATTCTCTCTGGAGTAATACTTCCTCGAAGGGTATCTTGTTGTGAAAAATTATTTTTCTTTACCAATAAACCTTGGGCTTTAATGTTGCAAAAGCTAAGGCTTGCGATGTAAAATAATAGAAGAAAACGAAATTTCATAATTAGTTGTAGGGTTTTAATGAATATAGTTTTACTTTAGTTGAAAACCTTCTGCTGGTTTAGCATTTAAAAGGTGAGTTACAAAATAATCCCAACGTTTTCTTGTCATATAATTGGTCATTTTTCCGTAACCATGTCTTTGATTTGGAAAAATTATCATGTCAAAATCTTTATTGGCATTAATAAGCGCTTCTACTACTAGCATTGTGTTAGAAGGAGGTACATTATCATCCATAGAACCATGAGTAATTAATAATTTTCCTTTTAAATCTTTTGCAATTAATTGATTTGCTTGATTGTCGTAATTTGTAGTTCCGTCTGCTTTTCCTTCTATATTTCCTTTTTCTAGAAGTCCTTGCCACTTTTCTCCCCAATCAGCTTCATAATTTCGGTTGTCATGATTTCCAGCCCCAGAAACAGCAACATCATAAAAATCTGGATAAGCAAAAACAGCTCTGGTAGAGGCGAAACCACCACCTGAATGCCCCCAAATTCCTACTCTATCTATGTCCATACCT encodes:
- a CDS encoding PhnA domain-containing protein, with the translated sequence MSLQQDLESRSGNKCELCASENSLSIYEVKPSQTGGGGIDGSLLACETCVSQIENPETTDPNHWRCLNDAMWSEFRAVKVVTWRMLSRLKNEGWPKDLLDMMYLEDDDLRFAKESNDHLDESEKIIHRDANGAILQAGDSVVLIKDLKVKGSSMVAKQGTAVRRISLDYENSKYIEGKVGATQIVIVTDYVKKMAEKD
- the ade gene encoding adenine deaminase, whose translation is MVVQGNIVDIINKRIFKGEIAIENGQISNIREANHTKENFILPGFVDAHIHIESAMLVPSEFAKIAVVHGTVATVSDPHEIANVLGVEGVNFMIDNGKKVPLKFNFGAPSCVPATSFESAGAVINADDVKELMENPDIKYLAEMMNYPGVLHNDDEVFKKIEHAKSNNKPIDGHAPGLRGKDISTYINAGISTDHECFSYDEALEKLQKGMKVIIREGSAAKNFEALIDLVPDYYENMMFCSDDKHPDDLLLGHINQLCERAVAKGIDIYKVLQVACVNPVKHYKLDVGLLQKGDAADFIIVDNLKHFNVLETYINGTIVAKNGVSFVEHVDFELLNNFNAHKKIEKDFSFQSSVNKIRVIEALDGELVTNQIEASTLIKEGNLVSNTSTDILKMTVVNRYKNEKPAIAFIKNFGIKEGAIASSVGHDSHNIIAIGASDKAICDAVNLIIDNKGGICAVTETKTKVVPLPVAGIMSNKSAQEIGKSYAELDKMAKLMGSTLRAPYMSLSFMALLVIPSLKLSDKGLFDGNTFKFTSLEIK
- a CDS encoding peptidylprolyl isomerase codes for the protein MKSKILIILSLFVLVCCAPKKFKSKWLDKKAPQTFKARFETTQGNVDIEAVREWSPKGVDRLYQLIKYGYYNDVAIFRVVPDFVAQFGIHNDSIINKSWQIGIEDEPVVQKNDSMTLAFARGGVNSRSNQVFINLKNNYRLDTLTYAGVRGFPVIAKVIKGSENVLKFYNGYGDKLGRKQDSITRFGNKFLKEKFPKVDFIKKAYLIK
- a CDS encoding M1 family metallopeptidase; the encoded protein is MKFRFLLLFYIASLSFCNIKAQGLLVKKNNFSQQDTLRGSITPERIWWDLTYYHLDIEVFPDTKFISGKNTIKYTVLNEYQSLQIDLQAPLKITKVTQDGKELEVIHNGNAHFIQLIKPQKIGRTESIVVYYQGNPKEAVRAPWDGGFSWKKDQNGNHFVATSCQGLGASVWWPCKDHMYDEVENMRISVTVPKNLADVSNGRLESIEDNGTTKTYNWYVDNPINNYGVNVNIGDYAHFSEVYYGENGPLDMDYFVLKDNLKKAKEHFKDAPKMMKAFEHWFGPYPFYEDGFKLVEVPYLGMEHQSSVTYGNQYKKGYLGRDLSGSGWGLKFDFIIIHEAGHEWFANNITNIDIADMWIHESFTNYSESLFLDYYYGKKAASEYVIGLRNYIANLSPIIGEYNVNSEGSSDMYNKGGNLLHTLRQITNNDEKWRMILRKMNKVFRHKTVNTAQIETFLSTEIGIDLSKVFDQYLRNTSIPTLDYTIQNNVLTYKWTNVVEGFNMPVKVFINKEETWLYPTTKVQSKTLSDKNTTVTIDENFYIFSKK